One stretch of Callospermophilus lateralis isolate mCalLat2 chromosome 11, mCalLat2.hap1, whole genome shotgun sequence DNA includes these proteins:
- the Bhlha9 gene encoding class A basic helix-loop-helix protein 9, protein MLRGSPGLGLRGLKGAEGSAEDLGGSCPEPGRNFGVLRENGAPRSQGEAGEAAGGKRARPVRSKARRMAANVRERKRILDYNEAFNALRRALRHDLGGKRLSKIATLRRAIHRITALSLVLRASPPPRWPCGHLECHSQMARAGGTGDARSSPVRPAPQPAGPNLVRRDATGPFLQPAPRCASCSPHTYMGRPRAVADGPGWGQAYGGNWRRCPGSPSAGPLPWCRGYLRTGTGLGYQHS, encoded by the coding sequence ATGCTCCGAGGCTCGCCCGGGCTAGGCCTCAGGGGCCTGAAAGGGGCCGAGGGCTCTGCAGAGGACTTGGGAGGCTCTTGCCCTGAGCCTGGGAGGAACTTTGGGGTGCTGAGGGAAAACGGCGCCCCCCGGAGCCAGGGAGAGGCCGGGGAGGCTGCGGGCGGAAAGCGGGCCAGGCCGGTGCGGTCCAAGGCGCGGCGCATGGCCGCCAACGTGCGGGAGCGCAAGCGCATCCTGGACTACAACGAGGCCTTCAACGCGCTGCGGAGGGCGCTGCGGCACGACCTGGGGGGCAAGAGACTCTCCAAGATCGCCACGCTGCGCAGGGCCATCCACCGCATCACTGCGCTCTCCCTCGTCTTGCGTGCCAGCCCCCCTCCCCGCTGGCCCTGCGGCCACTTGGAGTGCCACAGCCAGATGGCGCGCGCAGGAGGTACTGGGGACGCCCGCTCCAGCCCCGTACGGCCCGCGCCGCAACCCGCAGGGCCTAACCTCGTGCGCCGGGACGCCACAGGCCCCTTCCTGCAGCCGGCGCCGCGCTGCGCCTCGTGCTCGCCACACACGTATATGGGACGGCCCAGGGCGGTGGCCGACGGCCCAGGCTGGGGCCAAGCCTACGGAGGAAACTGGCGCCGATGTCCCGGGTCTCCCTCTGCTGGGCCCCTTCCCTGGTGCCGGGGCTACCTGCGAACAGGCACCGGGTTGGGCTACCAGCACTCCTGA